The following is a genomic window from Collimonas fungivorans Ter331.
ACATGGGTCGATTCGCTTAGCAAAGCTTGCGTCGCCGCAGCTATGGTTTGTGCTGAAACCTGTATCAAGCGGCCGCCGGTATTTTCCGCCCAGGCGGACAGCAGGCTGGCATCGGCCGCCAGCGCCGAGTTCAATGCGTACAGGCGCTGACCCGCAGCAAGCTTGGGAAATGCCGCATTGCCGTAATTGCTCAAGCCATCGCTCACCAGCAGGTATTCGCCGACATCGGCTTCCTGCTTCCATTCGCCCAAGGCGCTGGCGCCATCGTAGGAGGTGTTCTGCAAAGCCTGGCGCAAGGCGCTCCAGTTGCCGCTGGCGACATGGAAGGACTGTTCCGGCTCCTGCCTGTCGCGCAAACGGGTCAGACGCACCTCTGCATTGCCGGCGGCCTTGAAATAACGATCGAGAACGGCAAATTCGGCATCGTGATCGCGCGCCGCGCCGGAGCCCGAACTATCCCACAACAAGCCGATCACCTTGGGCAAGCTGCGCGCCATGCGCGTCTCGGGCACCGGTATTTCAGTGACAAACCAGGTGCCGTCATCGCGCAGCTGGGCGTAAGTCTGCGGCTTCTCGCCGGCAGGTATCAGCAGATTGAGCATGCCGCTGGCGGCAAATCCGCTTTTATTGACATGCATCTGGTACTGCTCACCGGTGCGCACGAGGCCAATGGCGCCCAGGCTGCCGCTGGCCTGCGGTGCGGCCATGGCGCCATGCACACTGAGCGTCAGATCGAAATCGCGCATGCGGTCGCCGTAAGCCAGCGGCAAGCGGTATTGCCAGTTCTTGCCTTGGCGCGCCAGCGGCTCCACGTACTTGATCTCCACCGTGCGCGTACCGTTGGCTGGAATCGGATAGATCCGCAGTTTGAAATTATTGCCCTGGGTCGCTTCCAGCAAACCCGGATCGACCCGGCGCCGCTCGATTGCTTCGAATATCTGACGTCCCTTGGCTTTTTCAACCGGCACGGCAGGCCGCTGCCGCCCTTCGATATCCAGCGAAAAGCCGACGATCTGCTGGCCATCGAGCAAAGGAAATTGCAGCTGTCCCTCCAGCAAGCGCCGGTTTGGATTGAAAAACACCATCTGCACCGTAGTCTGCGCCATGCCGCCGCTGATCTCGCCGCTGACCTGCAGGCTTTGCAGCACAATCGGTTGTTCCGCCCCGCTAGCGATGATCAGCGGCGGCGGCATCACCGTCCGCGCCTGCGCCGCGGGAAGTAGAAGTAGCAGCGCCCATAGTGCGGCTAACAAGCCTCGTAACATAGTATTCTCCGTTTATGCCGATACGCCGGCTTGTGATATGAAACGAGGCAGGTTCTGAAACGGGGTTAAATCGGCAAAAAAATTTACTAAGAAAAAATGGCTACGGGCAAGCATTCATTGGCTTATTGCTTTCTTGCACGGCACAAGTCACAATCGGCGCTACCGCCCTGCCGGGCAATGAAGCTGCCGCCGATCCACCATGCCCGCCGAACCCTCCGATGAATCGCTGATGCTCAGTTACCGCGACGGTGATCTGGCTGCATTCAGGGAGCTGTACCGGCGCCATAGCCAGGGTCTGTACAGATTCATCGCCTGGCGTTCGCCGCGCCGCGACTGGGTCGACGAGATCGCGCAAGACAGCTGGGCCGGCCTGCATCAGGCTCGCTCCCGCTATCAGCCGGAATCGCTGTTCCGGACATATCTGTTCCAGATCGCGCGCAATCGCCTGATTGACCTGTTACGCCAACAGCAAACCTTGCTGGCAAGCGAAATGGGCCAGGGAGACGACGAGCAAGCGGCGTTCGATTACCTGGCCGAAACGGCGCAAGAAATTCTGTCGCCCGAGACTGTGCTGGAAAACCGGGAGCGCATCGCCAGGCTGCATGCAGCGATACGGCTGCTGCCAGGAGAACAGAAAGAGGTTTTGATCTTGCAGCAATTTAACGGCATGAGCTTGGCAGAGATCGCATTGATTGTCGCCGCGCCGGAAGAGACCATCAAGAGCCGCTTGCGCTATGCCATGCGCAAATTGCGGCAGCAACTGACACCAGACCTGGATTCCAGCAAGGAGGCGGCATGACGTCCGAAGACAGCAAACGGCTGGACGACGCCGAATTCGAGGCCTTTCTGCAAGGCCGTGGCGAATTGGCGCGCCAACTGCAAGGGCTACCGCAGCCCTCGCCTTCGGCTGGCTTGGACGCTGCCATCCTGGCGCAGGCCGAGATCTTGCTCAAAACGGCAACACCGGTGCAGCAAGCGGCCAACGACGCCTTGTCCGGCAAACCCGGCCAGCCGGCCAAACCGCGTTTCTTGATGCGCTGGCCAACCCAGCTAGGCATGGCTGCTTGCATGGTGCTGGCGGTGCTGGCCACTTTGCGGTGGCAGACAGAGCCGGCCACACAGTCTTACGATACGATGCCGCAGGCCGAACCGGCGCCGTCATCTCCCGCGCCGGCAGCGGCGACAACGCCGTCAGTAAAGCCGGCGGAACCGGTTGAAAAGAAAGCCCAGGCAAAACCGGAGTTGGCGCGTCAGAAAGTTGCCGCCAGCAGCACGCCGCCGGCGGCAAAAGCCACACCGGAAGCGAAGTCGCTGGCCCAGGCCCGGGATACGCAAGCCCCACCTGCTCCGGCGCCAGCGCCTATTGCAGGTAGCGAAAACTATGCCGTTTCGCCAGCGCAGTTGGCAAGTCCGGAAAATTTGCCGTCAAGAGCCCGGGTAATCATTGCGCCGCGGGCTTCGCTCGCGGCCAATCCGCCATCAGCGATTGTCGATCCTGCGGCGGCGTACTCACCTGCTCCGACACCCATAGTAGCGCCCCCGCCTGCCCCAGTGATAGCATCTGGCGCCGCCGCAACAGCAGCGGAATCGGAATCGACGCCGGCCGCCGCCCTGCCGGGCAAACCAGAATCGCCCGTACGAGCCGAGGCGTGGCTATCAGTGATTGATGAAATGCTAAAGGCCGGCTTGCGCCAGGATGCGCTGGAAGAATGGGAGAAATTCAGACATGCCTATCCCGATTATCCGGTACAGGAAAAATTGCGCGCGCAAATCAGATTATTGCAGAAATAGAGATGAAGCTAGCCATGTAGAGCGAGTCCCCAGACCTTCAGGAAAACGGATTTACCAGGCTCACCCCGGTGCCGATAAAATCGCTGGTGTTACGCGTAACGACAGTCATGCTATGGATCAAGGCGATCGCGGCAATTTGCTTATCGATCGGATGTTGATTGTCGGCGGACATCAAACACCCCCACACCTGGGCACAACCGTCGTCAAAAGACAGGATACGATCCGCATATTCCGTTGTAAGCGTCTGCAGCCATGTCTCCAGCATTTTGGCCTGTGCTGAATCGCCGCGGCGCTTGACGATTTCAATACCGCGGCGTATTTCGCCTATGCTTTGCGCCGGCAGATAAATCGCATCGAGGTCAACCGAGCGCCAGAACGCCTGCGTTCCGAGATTGGCCTTTTTCCCTTTGCGGGACTCGCTGATGACATTGGTATCTAGCAGATACACGCGTTGCCCCTGAATTGACTCTTGCATTTACTCTTGAACATTGCGCGCATCGAAGTCCTTGTCTTCTCCGACATCCGGCATACTCAATAAAAATTCCACCAGCGAACGCCGCTTCGGACGCTGCAGCGCCGCCCGCAGGATTTCCCTGTGTTCGGCTTCGGCGCTGCGGCCGTGCGCAGCAGCCTGCTGCTTGAGTGCCAAAGTAAGCTCTTCTTCCACGTTTCTAACCACCAGGTTGGTCGCCATCGCAGCTCCCCACAATTGATTGCAACGCTATCACTTTAGCGAATTACCGCAATCAATGCAAGCATCTTCTCCGGCCATTAGTTGATTTTTTAAAAAGAATATGCTTTTTCAGGGCAACTGATGCAGCTATAGCCGGAAAATTAGTTGAATACTTATAAAAAAGGGCTGGAAGACAAGTTGTCTCCAGCCCCTTCGCTGATGTGCATTGCTTTATTTAGCGCTCGTCCCGGCGCTGCCGCCCTCAGGCAACCTGCTTTTCCTGGCTGAGCGATTTGCGCCCGGCCAGATGCGTCAACATATCGTCAACCATCTCGCTCAAGCTGTATGCAGGACGCCATGCCCACTCTGCCCGCGCACTGGAATCGTCAATCGAACGCGGCCATGCATCGGCGATCGCCTGGCGGAAATCCGGCTTGTAAGCGGCCTGGAAAGCTGGCACACGCTGCTGGATGACGCATACCAGCTCGCGCGGCGAAAAGCTCCATGCCGCCAGATTGTATGAACCGGCGGTCTTGAGGTTCTCTTTCGGTGCGCTCATCAGTTCGATGGTAGCGCGCACGGCATCCGGCATGTACATCATCGGCAATGTGCTCTCTTCGCCCAGGAAACTGGTGAAGGCGCTGCCGTCAGCCGCCGAAAACAAGGCCTGGATGGCGTAGTCGGTCGTGCCGCCGCCGGGTTCCGCCGAGTAGCTGATCAGGCCCGGATAACGCAGGCTGCGGATATCCATGCCGTATTTTTCCGCATACCAGCTGCACCAGTGCTCGCCCGCCAGCTTGGAGATGCCGTAGACGGTCTTGGGATCCATGGCGCCGACCTGCGGCGCATTGTCGCGCGGAGTCGACGGGCCGAAGGCGGCGATCGAGCTGGGCCAGAACACTTTCGACAGCTTGGCCTGGCGCGCCACTTCCAGCACGTTCAGCAAGCCGGTCATGTTCAGGTTCCAGGCCCACTCCGGATGCTCTTCGCCTTTGGCCGACAAGGCGGCCGCCAGATGATAGATTTCACCGATGTCGTGTTGCTGCACTACTTCGGCCAAGCGTTTGGCGTCGGTCACGTCCAGTTTTTCGTAAGCCAGTTCCTGGTGCCGGCCCAGCGCCTGTATATCGCTCGCAACCACCTGTTGTGCGCCATGCAGTTTGACCAGTGCGGTCGTCAGTTCGGTGCCGATCTGGCCGTTGGCGCCGATTACCAATATTTTTTTCATCGCTTGTCTCTTCAATTCTTATCTTCAGTTCTTCACCAGGCCCAGCTCTTCGCCGGCTTGCCGGAAAATGCCCACGGCGCGCTGCAATGTTGCTTCGTCATGGACCGCCGACATCTGCACCCGGATCCGTGCCTGTCCTTGCGGCACCACCGGATAAAAGAAGCCGACTGCATAGACGCCCAGCTCATACAGGCGGCGCGACAGGTTTTGCGCGACGACGGCGTCGTACACCATCAGCGGCACGATCGGGTGGGTCCCCGGCTTGATCTCGAAACCGGCTTCCGTGATGGCCTGGCGGAAATAGACGGTGTTGCGTTCCAGGCGGTCGCGCAATTCGGTGGATGCTTCCAGCAGGTTGAGCGCTTCGATCGAAGCACCGACGATCGCCGGCATCAGTGTGTTCGAAAACAGGTAGGGCCTGGAGCGTTGCCGCAGCAGGTCGATCACTTCGCGCCGGCCGGCGGTGAAACCGCCGCTGGCGCCGCCCAGGGCTTTGCCGAGGGTGCCGGTAATCACGTCGACCTTGCCGAAGATGCCGCGCGCTTCATGCGTGCCGCGTCCGCGCGCGCCCATGAAACCGGTGGCGTGGCAGTCGTCGACGCCAAGCAAGGCGCCGTACTTGTCGCACAGCTGGCGGATCACATCGAGCTGCGCCACGGTGCCGTCCATCGAAAACACGCCGTCGGTAAACACCATGGAAAAACGGGCGTTGTCGGCCTTGGCCTGTTTCAGGCAGCGCTCCAGGTCTTCCATGTCGTTGTGGGCGTAACGATAGCGTTTCGCCTTGCACAGGCGGACGCCGTCGATGATCGAAGCGTGGTTGAGCGCATCGCTGATGATCGCGTCCTGCTCGCCCAGCAAGGGCTCGAACAGGCCGCCGTTGGCGTCGAACGCGGCGGCGTACAGGATGCAGTCTTCAGTGCCGAGGAACTGCGCCAGGCGCTGTTCCAGTTCGCGATGGATATCTTGCGTGCCGCAGATGAAACGCACCGAACTCAGGCCGAAACCGTGGCTGTCCAGCGCCGCGTGGGCGGCCTTGATCAAGGCCGGGTGCGAAGACAATCCGAGATAGTTGTTGGCGCACAGGTTGATCAATTCGCCATTGGCGGTATTGATCGTGCCGCCCTGCGGGCCAAGGATCAGGCGCTCGCTTTTCAGCAGGCCGGCGGCCTGGATCCCGGCCAGCTCGTCGCGCAGGTGGCCGTAGAAACCGGGAGCGCCAGCCTGGGTAGTGATGTCTTGTGTCATTGTCTGCCTCGATCTTATATAATATATTGCTTCAATTCGATATATCGAACAAGAATTCCACGATAATGCACAAAAACGAGGTTGTCAACCAGATGAGCAGCAATTCAGGAAAAAATTTGGAGGATGCACCGCCCAAGGTCGGCGATACCTTGGTCAAGCTGCGCCAGGCCGACGGGCTCTCGCTGGATGCATTATCGAAACGCGCCGGCGTCTCCAAGTCCATGCTATCGCAAATCGAGCGCAACCAGGCCAATCCCACGGTTGCCGTGGTGTGGCGCCTGGCCAACGCCCTCGGCGTGCCGATCTCGCTGCTGGTGGACGGCAACCAGCCGGTGCCGGCCTCGATTGAAACCTTGCCCAGCCACGCCACGCCTTCGCTGCGTTCGCGCGACGGCCATTGCGTGCTGCGCATCCTGGGGCCGATCGAACTGGCCGGCCAGTTCGAATGGTATGAACTGTCGCTGGAACCCGGCGGCTGCCTCGACTCTGAGGCGCACGAACCGGCTTCGCGCGAACACCTGACGGTCTTGTCCGGCATGCTGGAAGTCCAGAGCGGCAGCAACGTCACCAAGATCAAGGTCGGCGAAACCGCACGTTATGCGGCGGACCGCCCCCACTACATCAAGAATGTCGGCAAGAATGCCGCCACCGCCCTGCTGGTGGTGATCCATAACGGCGGCCAGTAACCAGCCCTCCGCACAATAAAAAAGGCTGGAAGACAATCATGTCTTCCAGCCTTTTTGACTTTACAGCCGCTTGATCCGGGCTTAGTGGGTTACCCGGGTAACGCCGCCGGAAGACAGCAAACGCACACGGTCGCCGACGTTGAAACGCTCGTCCGCATCCTGGGTAATGGCGCGCAATTCGCCGTTGCTCAGGCGCACGGTGATTTCCAGGCCTGGACGCTGGTTCAGGTTGTTTTCCACCTGGTTGCCGGCAATCCCGCCGAGCACTGCGCCGACTACGCCGGCCGCAATCGATCCGTTGCCTTTACCGATCAGCGAACCGGCGCCAACCGCGCCAAGCGCGCCGCCAGCCAAGGTGCCGGCGCTGCCGCCGTTGTTCTTGTCGATGGTGACCGGACGCACCGAATCAACCACCGCCATGCGCACCGATTGCTCGCCCTGGGCTTGGTGGCTGGTATATACGTTTGCCGAATTCGGCGTTACAGCGCAACCGCCCAAGGCCACCAGGGCCGCGACTACGATCAGGTTCTTCATTCTCGATAACTCCATCTATAAATTGCTCTTACACAAAAAATTGCCGCATGACCCGCAAAGCGCACCGACAGAGGGGTTGCCCGGGCACGGCGCCGTTACTTGCAGCGTTGGACAGTGAATCAATGGATCAGGTTTTCGCCAATTCTGCTCATTTTATCAATTTTTTACAAGCAACTGGGATTTTGCCCAAATTGCCCCGATTGGGATCGAGAAAATCAGCGTATTAATTCAGGTTCAACAATAAAATCATTCCCATGAAACCGCACAAAAAAATTACTTAATGGCAACTAAAAACTATATAATCAATCTTCGCTGCCAAATTCAATCCCAGCAAGGCTCCCATGAAAACGCTGTTCAAAGCCCTAAGCATCATGTTTTTTTTAGTACTGATGGTCGGCTTTGGGCTCTGTGGCTTTCTAGGGATTGTGTCTGGCAGTAGCTACAAAACCGCTGGGGATGGCCTGTCGTCCATTTTTCTTCTTGGGTGCGCAGGAGTAGGAATTAGTATCGCGCTCGGCTTCGTTATATATCGCATTGCAAAAAAACCAGATGTAGCGATGCAGCCAGATCAAGACGAATCCAAATAATGAAAGCAGTTGTCTTTTCCAGCTCGACTGCACACCTCATCCATCTGTTTTTTGAATGGGCAGCCATCGCCTCCGGCGTCCAGCTATATCGCTGGCAACGTGCCCGCCAAGGCCTCCCCGGCATCTTGGAACCGGGACAATACGCCATCATCATCGGCTGCATACTCGGCGCAGCGATCGGAAACAAGTTGGTGTTCTGGATGGAGTTTCCCCAGTTATGGGCATCGTCTTCTTTAGACTTCAATCTCTGGATGTCGGGACAATCTATCGTCGGTGGTTTGCTCGGCGGGTTGTGTGGCGTAGAGATTGCAAAAAAACTGATTCGCTCTCAACGCTCCACGGGCGACAAATTTGTCTTGCCATTGATGCTAGGCACCGCCGTCGGGCGCGTCGGTTGTTTTCTGGCGGGACTGCACGACGGCACTTATGGCGTAGCCACCCACATGCCTTGGGGTGTCGACTTTGGCGACGGCATTTTTCGTCACCCCACGCAACTGTATGACATTCTCTTTGTATTAATTTGGGGTGGCGCCATTCTATTTTTTCAAAAACGCTGGCGCGAAAGCCCGGGCCTTCTCTTCAAGTTTTATCTATCAGGCTATTTACTGTGGCGCTTACTCATCGATGGCATCAAACCGATTCCTTATGAATATGCCGGTGGCCTTAGCGGCATACAGATCATATGTTTATTGGCTTTACTGTGCTATCTCCCATTTGTAATCAAACAATTTTTGAATTTTAAAAAAAATGCGCCTCTTTTCCCGTGATCGATCACGTGCAGCGTTACTGATAGTGAGTTTGAGCTTGATTGGTGGTACGGGTTGTATCACTGCCTCGATCGTCAACAGCGTGCAACAAAAAAATGCAGAGCGTGCGAATGCAGAAATGCAGAGAAAAAGAATTGAAGGGTACAAAGTAGCAGCCAGTCGCGGCGATCTGGAGGCCATGACACAACTTGGAATGGAATATATAAACGGTTCTCCAAGCCTGGAAAGAGATATCTCCACTGGTATCACTTTACTCGAACAAGCCGCTGCCAAACAATATAGTCCTGCGGAATATGGCTTAGGCTGGCTTTTACTCAACGGCTCCAACCGACAGGCCAACGCCAGGCCTCTCCGCGCAGAACAATTGCCCCTGGATCCCCTGCGCGGAGTCGAGTTATTAAAACGATCGTCTACACGTTCTTGCAGCCCTTCACCGGTGTTTTTTAATCGCTTTTCTGCGTTTGACGTTAGTGAAATATATCGCAATGGCGGGATTATCGGGCAAGACATACAGCAAGCAGACCTTTGGCTTGCGCGCAGCATTTTAGACTGCGGATATCCATTCGACGCCGCGATTAGATACAAATTTGAAATTTCAAAAACACCCGACACAGCGGCTAAAATTAAAACCCTATCTTTTCTCTTGATGCAACCGGTCAGCGACACGCTCACCAAACTGCAGGCATCCATGTCTCAGGCAGACATACAAGCGGCACAAGAAAGAATGGCATTGCTACGCCAAGCTGCCATCGAATCAAGACAACAATATCCCGCACCGCCTAACCCGAGACAACGATGACGCGTAAAATCCGCCCCTACCTTTTTTACGATACGACTACTTCAGTCTGCTCTACCTGCCTGCATCCGGTTGAAGCCAAGATCATCTTTAAAGATGATCTTGTCTACATGGATAAGTGGTGTACTGCGCACGGCAGCGAACGCGTGCTGGTTAGCGATGACGTCGAATATTATCGTTTGTGCCGCGAAGTGTTCGTCAAACATCCGGAAATGCCGCAAACGTTTAACACTAAAATGGAATACGGCTGCCCCTATGATTGCGGCCTGTGTCCAGACCACATGCAGCACTCTTGCTTATCCATTGTCGAGATTACCGACAACTGCAATCTAAATTGCCCCGTTTGTTATGCAGAAAGCGGTACGCATCGAGAACAGCATAAACCCTTGGCGGACGTCATCAAGATGCTTGACGCTGTTGTGGCCAATGAAGGCGAGGCTGATGTCATGCAATTGTCCGGCGGCGAGCCCACTTTACATCCGCAATTCTGGGAAATTCTCGATGCTGCCAAAGCGCGTCCGATCAAACATGTGATGGTTAACACCAATGGCATCGTATTGGCGCAAGATCCTGAGTTTGTGCAACGCTTGGCAGGCTATGCGCCAGGAATAGAAGTGTATTTGCAATTCGATTCCATGCGTGCAGAGGTGCATAAGGTATTACGCGGCGCTGATTTAAGCCGCATCCGGCTACAAGCATTGAAAAATCTGAATGCAGCTGGCTTGTCCACCACTTTGGTGGTAACGCTGAAAAAAGGTTTGAATGATGATGAGATTGGCGCCATTATCGATTTCGCCTTGACACAACCGTGTGTTCGCGGCGTCACATTGCAGCCGATTCAAGATGCTGGTCGTGTTGAAAATTACGATCCTCGCCTGCATCGCCTGACCGTTTCTGAAATACGTCGCAAGATCGCCGAGCAAACCAGTGTATTCACCTTGCAAGATATCGTCCCGGTGCCTTGCAACCCCGATACTCTGGCAATGGCTTACGCTCTCAAAACCGACGAAAAAACTGTCCCGCTTACCCGATATCTTGATCCGCAATCGTTAGTGGAAGGCAGTGGCAACACGATAGTTTTTGAGCGCGACGATGCGCTCAAAAAGAATATGAAAGACCAGATATTTAAACTATTTTCGACTAACCATTCGCCGGAATCACAAGCCAACTGTCTTTCTGAATTAATGTGCTGCCTGCCTTTGATTTCTGCGCCGCAGACGCTGCGATACGACAATGTTTTTCGGGTACTGATTGTGCAGTTTATGGACGCCTATTCTTTGGATGTTCGCGCCTTGAAAAAATCCTGCATACATTTTGCCCAAGCTGATGGAAAAATGATTCCATTTGAAAGTTACAACCTGCTCTATCGCGATGACAAACGACTTACGGACATTCGCCAAAGCATTGCGCAACAAACCACCGCCAGACACGATCCCAACCGCATCCCGATCAAACTGTTGTAGCTAGGACCACGGTCGGACGCCTTCACCTCGAATCATCGCTTCTACCGTCTGATCCTTCCTGTGATTAACGGCCGCCGGCGACATCGATGAACGCGCCGGTCGAATAAGACGCCTCGTCGGATACCAGCCACATGATCGCGCGCGCTACTTCCTCAGCGCTGCCGCCGCGCCGCATCGGCACCGTATCCTTGACCCGGTCGACCCGGCCCGGCTCGCCGCCGCTGGCGTGGATATCGGTATAGATCACGCCGGGACGCACCGCATTGACGCGGATGCCCTGGCCGGCGACTTCCTTCGCCAGGCCGACCGTCATGGCGTCGATCGCTCCCTTGGAGGCGGCGTAATCGACATATTCGCCCGGACCGCCGAGCTTGGCCGCCATCGACGACAGGTTGACGATGGCGCCGCCCTGGCCGCCGAGGCTGGTAGACATGCGCCGCACCGCTTCGCGGGCGCACAAGAAACTGCCGACGATGTTGGTGGCGAACACGCGCTGCAAACGCGCCACGTCCATCTCTTCCACCCGCATCTGCCGCTCCAGGATGCCGGCGTTGTTGAC
Proteins encoded in this region:
- a CDS encoding sigma-70 family RNA polymerase sigma factor — protein: MPAEPSDESLMLSYRDGDLAAFRELYRRHSQGLYRFIAWRSPRRDWVDEIAQDSWAGLHQARSRYQPESLFRTYLFQIARNRLIDLLRQQQTLLASEMGQGDDEQAAFDYLAETAQEILSPETVLENRERIARLHAAIRLLPGEQKEVLILQQFNGMSLAEIALIVAAPEETIKSRLRYAMRKLRQQLTPDLDSSKEAA
- a CDS encoding type II toxin-antitoxin system VapC family toxin, encoding MQESIQGQRVYLLDTNVISESRKGKKANLGTQAFWRSVDLDAIYLPAQSIGEIRRGIEIVKRRGDSAQAKMLETWLQTLTTEYADRILSFDDGCAQVWGCLMSADNQHPIDKQIAAIALIHSMTVVTRNTSDFIGTGVSLVNPFS
- a CDS encoding FitA-like ribbon-helix-helix domain-containing protein, with the protein product MATNLVVRNVEEELTLALKQQAAAHGRSAEAEHREILRAALQRPKRRSLVEFLLSMPDVGEDKDFDARNVQE
- a CDS encoding NAD-dependent epimerase/dehydratase family protein; this encodes MKKILVIGANGQIGTELTTALVKLHGAQQVVASDIQALGRHQELAYEKLDVTDAKRLAEVVQQHDIGEIYHLAAALSAKGEEHPEWAWNLNMTGLLNVLEVARQAKLSKVFWPSSIAAFGPSTPRDNAPQVGAMDPKTVYGISKLAGEHWCSWYAEKYGMDIRSLRYPGLISYSAEPGGGTTDYAIQALFSAADGSAFTSFLGEESTLPMMYMPDAVRATIELMSAPKENLKTAGSYNLAAWSFSPRELVCVIQQRVPAFQAAYKPDFRQAIADAWPRSIDDSSARAEWAWRPAYSLSEMVDDMLTHLAGRKSLSQEKQVA
- the kbl gene encoding glycine C-acetyltransferase; translated protein: MTQDITTQAGAPGFYGHLRDELAGIQAAGLLKSERLILGPQGGTINTANGELINLCANNYLGLSSHPALIKAAHAALDSHGFGLSSVRFICGTQDIHRELEQRLAQFLGTEDCILYAAAFDANGGLFEPLLGEQDAIISDALNHASIIDGVRLCKAKRYRYAHNDMEDLERCLKQAKADNARFSMVFTDGVFSMDGTVAQLDVIRQLCDKYGALLGVDDCHATGFMGARGRGTHEARGIFGKVDVITGTLGKALGGASGGFTAGRREVIDLLRQRSRPYLFSNTLMPAIVGASIEALNLLEASTELRDRLERNTVYFRQAITEAGFEIKPGTHPIVPLMVYDAVVAQNLSRRLYELGVYAVGFFYPVVPQGQARIRVQMSAVHDEATLQRAVGIFRQAGEELGLVKN
- a CDS encoding XRE family transcriptional regulator; this encodes MSSNSGKNLEDAPPKVGDTLVKLRQADGLSLDALSKRAGVSKSMLSQIERNQANPTVAVVWRLANALGVPISLLVDGNQPVPASIETLPSHATPSLRSRDGHCVLRILGPIELAGQFEWYELSLEPGGCLDSEAHEPASREHLTVLSGMLEVQSGSNVTKIKVGETARYAADRPHYIKNVGKNAATALLVVIHNGGQ
- a CDS encoding glycine zipper 2TM domain-containing protein — translated: MKNLIVVAALVALGGCAVTPNSANVYTSHQAQGEQSVRMAVVDSVRPVTIDKNNGGSAGTLAGGALGAVGAGSLIGKGNGSIAAGVVGAVLGGIAGNQVENNLNQRPGLEITVRLSNGELRAITQDADERFNVGDRVRLLSSGGVTRVTH
- a CDS encoding prolipoprotein diacylglyceryl transferase, which produces MKAVVFSSSTAHLIHLFFEWAAIASGVQLYRWQRARQGLPGILEPGQYAIIIGCILGAAIGNKLVFWMEFPQLWASSSLDFNLWMSGQSIVGGLLGGLCGVEIAKKLIRSQRSTGDKFVLPLMLGTAVGRVGCFLAGLHDGTYGVATHMPWGVDFGDGIFRHPTQLYDILFVLIWGGAILFFQKRWRESPGLLFKFYLSGYLLWRLLIDGIKPIPYEYAGGLSGIQIICLLALLCYLPFVIKQFLNFKKNAPLFP
- a CDS encoding tetratricopeptide repeat protein, producing MSLIGGTGCITASIVNSVQQKNAERANAEMQRKRIEGYKVAASRGDLEAMTQLGMEYINGSPSLERDISTGITLLEQAAAKQYSPAEYGLGWLLLNGSNRQANARPLRAEQLPLDPLRGVELLKRSSTRSCSPSPVFFNRFSAFDVSEIYRNGGIIGQDIQQADLWLARSILDCGYPFDAAIRYKFEISKTPDTAAKIKTLSFLLMQPVSDTLTKLQASMSQADIQAAQERMALLRQAAIESRQQYPAPPNPRQR
- a CDS encoding radical SAM protein, with product MTRKIRPYLFYDTTTSVCSTCLHPVEAKIIFKDDLVYMDKWCTAHGSERVLVSDDVEYYRLCREVFVKHPEMPQTFNTKMEYGCPYDCGLCPDHMQHSCLSIVEITDNCNLNCPVCYAESGTHREQHKPLADVIKMLDAVVANEGEADVMQLSGGEPTLHPQFWEILDAAKARPIKHVMVNTNGIVLAQDPEFVQRLAGYAPGIEVYLQFDSMRAEVHKVLRGADLSRIRLQALKNLNAAGLSTTLVVTLKKGLNDDEIGAIIDFALTQPCVRGVTLQPIQDAGRVENYDPRLHRLTVSEIRRKIAEQTSVFTLQDIVPVPCNPDTLAMAYALKTDEKTVPLTRYLDPQSLVEGSGNTIVFERDDALKKNMKDQIFKLFSTNHSPESQANCLSELMCCLPLISAPQTLRYDNVFRVLIVQFMDAYSLDVRALKKSCIHFAQADGKMIPFESYNLLYRDDKRLTDIRQSIAQQTTARHDPNRIPIKLL
- a CDS encoding SDR family oxidoreductase; protein product: MSKQVIVITGASRGIGAATAHLAAARGYAVCVNYVHNRSAAEQVVDAIRQAGGEALAVAGDVAVEADVLKLFQTVDAQLGKLTALVNNAGILERQMRVEEMDVARLQRVFATNIVGSFLCAREAVRRMSTSLGGQGGAIVNLSSMAAKLGGPGEYVDYAASKGAIDAMTVGLAKEVAGQGIRVNAVRPGVIYTDIHASGGEPGRVDRVKDTVPMRRGGSAEEVARAIMWLVSDEASYSTGAFIDVAGGR